In a genomic window of Corynebacterium lizhenjunii:
- a CDS encoding NUDIX domain-containing protein, with the protein MATGRQGIGKQGSGDGWAQGPSGQPVWGRFGAAGLFLIADGAVLLQHRAPWTNMGGTWGIPGGARDAGESAQAAALRETVEECGIDSREVTVVAQEVTAGPGPSGWTYTTVIATAPRQLETQANAESVELRWVPLTQLWAGTTGLDLLEPFAQALPRLREICR; encoded by the coding sequence ATGGCTACAGGTAGGCAGGGCATCGGCAAGCAAGGCAGCGGCGACGGCTGGGCACAGGGGCCCAGCGGGCAGCCGGTGTGGGGGCGCTTTGGGGCGGCCGGGCTGTTTCTTATCGCCGACGGCGCGGTGCTGCTACAACACCGGGCACCCTGGACCAACATGGGCGGGACCTGGGGCATTCCCGGTGGCGCGCGCGATGCCGGGGAATCCGCCCAGGCCGCGGCGCTGCGCGAAACTGTGGAAGAATGCGGCATTGACAGCCGCGAGGTCACCGTCGTCGCGCAGGAAGTCACCGCCGGACCCGGGCCCAGCGGCTGGACATACACCACCGTGATAGCCACCGCACCGCGCCAGCTAGAAACCCAAGCCAACGCCGAGTCCGTAGAATTGCGCTGGGTTCCGCTAACCCAGCTGTGGGCCGGAACCACCGGACTGGACCTGCTGGAGCCTTTTGCCCAAGCACTGCCCCGGCTGCGCGAGATTTGCCGGTAG
- a CDS encoding serine/threonine protein kinase has protein sequence MSNPRPNPRTQSADAPAASTSPAASGSPSTGGASNAGGATSAGGAGGATSASEQEAATEAAFFDPFADDLDDDLADGGAATSGVAFDPFADDLDTDDLDTDNTSTSAVAFDPFADDLDADTGTSAVTFDPFADEDPDEDNIAALIESLSNLRDNNPTQSSREQALNTFRQRRSAARTDREVADGMVSLPFVVPNDPLDALIDPETQTGSRANPVPAPQLQPGDMVASQYEILGVIARGGMGWIYLAKDHVVSGRVVVLKGLQSHKSAEEAAAAAAEREFLADITHPGIVKIFNFVDDARVPGGFIVMEYVGGPSLRARRNLQPGHLLPIDIAIAYLLEVLPALDYLHSRGVVYNDLKPDNIIVTEDQVKLIDLGAVSGIEAYGYIYGTKGFQAPEVATQGPSIASDIYTIGRTLAALTLQLPRDEDNIYLPGIPSPTAEPMLRKYLSFYRFLLRATHPDPEQRFSTVQEMRIQLYGVLREVIALRDEIQHPAQHSAFSPQRTTFGTKHLVFRTDQLIDGIERTVRITAPEVAAALPSPLLDRSDIGAPLLQGYSYTEPQEALETLRQAMQTPEYAQSVEIPFGVVRSMIDLGFIGQARSWLDSIKETQGDNWRYYWYSGLTELLLDRYIPAQEYFAQVLTILPGEAAPKLAIAAVNELILQQQGFNDASLLTPEVSRAVSGINTSLAELPDTAFEDQPGIWDHVTTDPALLRFNSMRLYAVVWATNPTTVSSAFGLARQLRTEHQIELAVSTLDRVPNASRHHRMARLTTIVQLIAHGLSESRVRRAARRLEEIPTNEPRFLQIKVAVISAGLNFLRNSDLDHAASPNDLFEYPFSQRGLQRGLAETLRALARQAPFSRHRYALVDLANQVRPVTMF, from the coding sequence ATGAGCAACCCCCGCCCCAATCCGCGCACCCAGTCCGCCGATGCCCCCGCCGCGTCCACCTCACCCGCCGCTTCCGGTTCGCCCAGCACAGGCGGCGCGTCCAACGCAGGCGGCGCGACCAGCGCGGGCGGCGCAGGCGGCGCGACCAGCGCGTCCGAGCAGGAGGCCGCGACGGAAGCCGCCTTCTTCGACCCCTTCGCCGACGACCTCGACGACGACCTCGCCGACGGCGGGGCCGCGACCAGCGGGGTAGCCTTCGACCCCTTCGCGGACGACCTCGATACTGACGACCTCGATACCGACAACACGAGCACCAGTGCAGTCGCCTTCGATCCGTTTGCCGATGACCTCGACGCCGACACTGGCACCAGCGCTGTCACCTTCGACCCCTTCGCGGATGAGGACCCGGACGAGGACAACATCGCCGCGCTCATCGAGTCCCTGTCCAATTTGCGGGACAACAACCCCACGCAGTCTTCGCGTGAACAGGCACTGAACACCTTCCGCCAGCGCCGCTCCGCCGCGCGCACCGACCGCGAGGTTGCCGATGGCATGGTCTCCCTCCCCTTCGTGGTCCCCAATGATCCCCTCGACGCGCTCATTGACCCCGAAACACAAACCGGCAGCCGCGCAAACCCCGTGCCCGCACCTCAGCTCCAGCCCGGGGACATGGTGGCTAGCCAATACGAGATTCTAGGCGTCATCGCCCGAGGCGGCATGGGGTGGATCTACCTGGCCAAGGACCATGTGGTGTCAGGCCGCGTTGTGGTGCTCAAGGGCCTGCAATCCCACAAATCCGCCGAGGAAGCCGCCGCAGCCGCAGCAGAGCGGGAGTTTTTGGCAGACATTACCCACCCGGGCATCGTCAAGATCTTCAACTTTGTCGACGATGCCAGGGTGCCGGGCGGCTTCATCGTGATGGAGTACGTGGGCGGGCCCTCCCTGCGCGCGCGGCGCAACCTGCAGCCGGGGCACCTGCTGCCCATCGACATTGCCATTGCCTACCTGCTGGAGGTCCTGCCCGCGCTGGACTACCTGCACTCGCGCGGGGTGGTGTACAACGACTTGAAGCCGGACAACATTATTGTCACCGAAGACCAGGTCAAACTCATTGACCTGGGCGCCGTGTCCGGCATTGAAGCCTACGGCTATATCTACGGCACCAAGGGATTCCAAGCCCCGGAGGTCGCCACCCAGGGGCCGTCAATTGCCAGCGATATATATACCATCGGCCGCACGCTCGCGGCGCTGACGCTACAACTGCCACGCGACGAGGACAACATCTATCTGCCTGGTATTCCCTCGCCCACCGCCGAGCCCATGCTGCGCAAATACTTGTCCTTCTACCGCTTCCTGCTGCGCGCCACCCACCCCGACCCGGAGCAACGCTTTAGCACCGTCCAGGAAATGCGCATTCAGCTCTACGGGGTGTTGCGCGAGGTCATCGCCCTGCGTGATGAAATCCAGCACCCCGCCCAGCACTCCGCCTTCTCCCCACAGCGCACCACCTTTGGCACCAAGCACCTGGTGTTTCGCACGGACCAGCTCATCGACGGCATCGAACGCACGGTGCGCATCACCGCCCCCGAGGTGGCCGCGGCGCTGCCCTCACCGCTGCTGGACCGAAGCGACATCGGCGCGCCCCTGCTGCAAGGCTATTCCTACACCGAGCCCCAAGAGGCCCTGGAAACCCTGCGCCAAGCCATGCAAACCCCCGAGTACGCCCAATCCGTAGAAATCCCCTTCGGCGTGGTGCGCTCCATGATTGACCTGGGCTTTATCGGCCAGGCGCGTTCCTGGCTGGACTCCATCAAGGAGACCCAGGGCGATAATTGGCGCTACTATTGGTACTCCGGCCTGACCGAGCTGCTGCTGGACCGCTACATCCCCGCGCAGGAATACTTTGCGCAGGTGCTAACCATTTTGCCCGGTGAGGCCGCACCCAAGCTGGCGATTGCGGCTGTGAATGAACTCATCCTCCAGCAGCAAGGCTTTAACGATGCCTCCCTGCTCACCCCCGAAGTCTCCCGCGCCGTTTCCGGTATCAACACCTCCCTTGCAGAGCTTCCCGATACCGCCTTCGAAGACCAACCCGGCATCTGGGACCATGTGACCACTGATCCGGCCCTGCTGCGATTTAACTCCATGCGGCTCTACGCCGTAGTGTGGGCCACCAATCCCACCACGGTATCCTCCGCCTTCGGGCTGGCGCGCCAACTGCGCACCGAACACCAAATTGAGCTGGCCGTATCCACCTTGGACCGCGTGCCCAATGCTTCACGCCACCATCGTATGGCGCGGCTGACTACTATTGTGCAGCTAATCGCCCACGGGCTCTCAGAGTCCCGGGTGCGCCGAGCCGCCCGTCGGCTCGAGGAAATCCCCACCAACGAGCCACGCTTTTTGCAGATTAAGGTTGCCGTCATCTCTGCAGGACTAAACTTCCTGCGCAACTCCGACCTGGACCACGCGGCTTCTCCCAATGACCTATTTGAGTACCCATTCTCCCAGCGGGGCCTGCAGCGCGGCCTGGCCGAGACCCTGCGCGCCCTCGCCCGCCAGGCCCCTTTCAGCCGTCACCGCTACGCCCTAGTCGACCTGGCCAACCAAGTCCGCCCGGTTACCATGTTCTAG
- a CDS encoding glutamate ABC transporter substrate-binding protein, protein MSMWHWWRAQAAAGALCIAAVCAAGCASAPEPADGFISSNDAPVGRPLPAGSELLPAAEFADSWSPTEYADLRGSLRPDDAAPQQRVESIHRRGRIIVGVDQSNNLLSYRDTQSGQLQGFEVDLAREIARDIFDDPDKVDFRFVTSAERADALQSGLVDVIIRSMSITPQRQEELEFSLPYLATSTRLLVLKNSGITGVEDLAERTACAAAGSTSLGIVGQRAPGATALATRNWGDCLMALQMGQVDAVVTDDALLSGMAAQDSSLELVGVPLSTEYYGVAVRKPDHHYDSRGLIRQVNSTLERVRRDGTWQRSFTTWFGPYLQPTPLPAPNYREEDN, encoded by the coding sequence ATGAGTATGTGGCACTGGTGGCGCGCCCAGGCGGCAGCGGGCGCGCTGTGCATCGCGGCTGTTTGCGCTGCTGGGTGCGCTTCTGCGCCCGAGCCTGCCGACGGCTTCATCTCCTCCAACGATGCCCCCGTGGGCCGGCCCCTGCCCGCCGGTTCCGAGCTCCTGCCCGCCGCGGAGTTCGCGGATAGTTGGTCCCCCACCGAGTACGCGGACTTGCGGGGTTCCCTGCGCCCAGATGACGCAGCGCCGCAGCAGCGCGTGGAGTCCATCCACCGGCGCGGGCGGATAATCGTGGGCGTAGACCAATCCAATAACCTTTTGTCCTACCGGGACACCCAATCTGGGCAATTGCAAGGCTTCGAGGTGGACCTGGCCCGCGAGATTGCCCGCGACATCTTCGATGACCCGGACAAGGTGGACTTCCGGTTTGTCACCTCCGCCGAGCGTGCCGATGCCCTCCAAAGCGGCCTCGTGGACGTCATCATCCGCTCCATGAGCATTACCCCGCAGCGCCAAGAAGAACTCGAGTTCTCCCTGCCCTACCTGGCCACCTCCACGCGGCTGCTGGTGCTGAAGAACTCCGGGATTACCGGCGTGGAAGACCTGGCTGAACGCACGGCGTGCGCGGCTGCGGGGTCGACGTCACTGGGCATCGTTGGGCAACGTGCCCCCGGCGCCACCGCCCTGGCCACCCGCAACTGGGGCGATTGCCTGATGGCCCTGCAGATGGGCCAGGTTGATGCCGTGGTTACCGACGACGCCCTCCTCTCCGGCATGGCCGCCCAAGACTCCTCCCTGGAACTCGTCGGCGTGCCCCTGTCCACCGAGTATTATGGCGTGGCCGTGCGCAAACCGGACCACCATTATGATTCGCGCGGGCTCATCCGCCAGGTCAATTCCACCCTCGAGCGCGTGCGCCGCGACGGCACCTGGCAGCGCAGCTTCACCACCTGGTTTGGCCCTTACCTGCAACCTACCCCGCTACCCGCGCCCAATTACCGCGAGGAGGATAACTAG